One stretch of Janibacter limosus DNA includes these proteins:
- a CDS encoding flavin reductase family protein, with protein MSGARPTSLRHAMAHFATGVTVVTTLEDGHDHAMTANSVTSVSLDPPLVLVCVQQDSGWHDAVVSSGVWGVSILPVGARPTATWLSTGGRPLYGQLSGIAHHRGELGVALVDDALATLECRTTALHEAGDHTIVVGEVLSSLADARRDDPLIYYRSRYTSTR; from the coding sequence ATGAGCGGTGCGAGGCCGACGAGCCTGCGCCACGCGATGGCGCACTTCGCGACCGGGGTGACCGTCGTGACGACGCTGGAGGACGGCCACGACCACGCGATGACCGCCAACTCGGTCACGTCCGTCTCGCTCGACCCCCCGCTCGTCCTGGTCTGCGTCCAGCAGGACAGCGGCTGGCATGATGCTGTGGTCTCGTCGGGCGTGTGGGGTGTCTCGATCCTGCCGGTCGGGGCGCGACCGACGGCGACCTGGCTGAGCACGGGCGGGCGACCGCTCTACGGGCAGCTCTCCGGCATCGCGCACCACCGGGGCGAGCTCGGGGTGGCGCTCGTCGACGACGCGCTGGCCACGCTCGAGTGCCGCACCACCGCCCTCCACGAGGCCGGGGACCACACGATCGTCGTCGGCGAGGTCCTCTCGAGCCTCGCCGACGCCCGTCGGGATGATCCACTGATCTACTACCGCAGCCGCTACACGAGCACGAGGTGA
- a CDS encoding ABC transporter substrate-binding protein yields MRRIARGLIAGSGALALVASASACTADDGGGSGSAATPSTGKVTGPEDRLTVLSTGPVQAWDPQRITQRQVAGFASRTWMRTLTAYPPATALSGQRTLAGDLATSTGTASKDASTWTFTLRKGAAWQDGSPITCKDVRYGVARSFDPGISSSGYALTFLDIPKKKDGSSTYPGPLAKGGTTKSARQLINKAVECRDERTVVFHLDQPVGYFDQVVSLPEFAPFKASQEGKDATYEAFSSGPYRLSDGWTPSTGGTWVRNPRWKPASDPLRTPGPTSILHKEGVTAKDAVETIVDGEDGGRTLALDPLPTVLGPVVDEAGDRAQSVQVDGQLVDYLAVSTRSKAMKSARVRRALAQATDREAYNQARGADSGTPTWSLLGAALPAAHQDVADHGPSGDPTYARAQLVKGKVKTPVKITVAYRGGGTMDDAMKALKTGWDEAGFDVTLKALGEDYFTEVGTRKVAQDHDVVWANWGPDFPSASTVLPPLFDDRINLSKTSVGRDYGLFADKKVTAAMDKAAGTRDRRSSAAQWTAIDTGLLEDGVYIPLRQSRLSYAAGSQVTSLIGNPVYGGSPEIGVVGVSE; encoded by the coding sequence ATGAGGCGCATCGCTCGAGGACTCATCGCAGGATCAGGAGCACTCGCCCTCGTGGCGAGTGCCTCTGCGTGCACCGCCGACGACGGGGGTGGCAGCGGTAGCGCTGCCACCCCCTCCACCGGCAAGGTGACCGGACCCGAGGACCGGCTGACCGTGCTCTCGACCGGTCCGGTGCAGGCCTGGGACCCGCAGCGCATCACCCAGCGGCAGGTCGCGGGGTTCGCCTCGCGCACCTGGATGCGCACGCTCACCGCCTACCCACCGGCGACCGCTCTGTCGGGTCAGCGCACGCTCGCCGGTGACCTCGCGACGAGCACGGGCACGGCCAGCAAGGACGCGTCGACGTGGACCTTCACCCTGCGCAAGGGCGCCGCGTGGCAGGACGGCTCGCCGATCACCTGCAAGGACGTGCGCTACGGCGTCGCGCGCTCCTTCGACCCGGGCATCTCCTCCAGCGGCTACGCCCTGACCTTCCTCGACATCCCCAAGAAGAAGGACGGCAGCTCCACCTATCCCGGCCCCCTGGCGAAGGGAGGGACCACCAAGTCCGCGCGTCAGCTGATCAACAAGGCCGTGGAGTGCCGCGACGAGCGGACCGTCGTCTTCCACCTCGACCAGCCCGTGGGGTACTTCGACCAGGTCGTCTCGCTGCCGGAGTTCGCCCCCTTCAAGGCATCGCAGGAGGGCAAGGACGCGACCTACGAGGCCTTCTCGTCCGGTCCCTACCGGCTCTCCGACGGCTGGACGCCCAGCACCGGGGGCACCTGGGTGCGCAACCCGCGGTGGAAGCCCGCGTCGGACCCCCTTCGCACCCCCGGTCCCACGTCGATCCTGCACAAGGAGGGCGTCACCGCCAAGGACGCCGTCGAGACCATCGTCGACGGTGAGGACGGCGGTCGCACGCTCGCCCTGGACCCGCTGCCCACCGTCCTCGGGCCGGTGGTCGACGAGGCGGGCGATCGCGCCCAGTCCGTCCAGGTCGACGGTCAGCTCGTCGACTACCTGGCGGTCAGCACACGCAGCAAGGCCATGAAGTCGGCCCGGGTGCGCCGCGCTCTGGCTCAGGCGACCGACCGCGAGGCCTACAACCAGGCTCGAGGCGCCGACTCGGGGACACCGACGTGGTCCCTGCTCGGAGCCGCGCTGCCGGCCGCCCACCAGGACGTCGCCGACCACGGGCCCTCGGGCGACCCGACGTACGCCCGCGCGCAGCTGGTCAAGGGCAAGGTCAAGACCCCCGTCAAGATCACCGTCGCCTACCGGGGCGGCGGCACCATGGACGACGCCATGAAGGCGCTCAAGACCGGCTGGGACGAGGCCGGCTTCGACGTGACCCTCAAGGCGCTGGGCGAGGACTACTTCACCGAGGTCGGCACGCGCAAGGTCGCGCAGGACCACGACGTCGTGTGGGCCAACTGGGGCCCGGACTTCCCCTCGGCGAGCACCGTCCTGCCGCCCCTCTTCGACGACCGGATCAACCTCAGCAAGACCTCGGTGGGCCGCGACTACGGGCTCTTCGCCGACAAGAAGGTGACGGCTGCGATGGACAAGGCCGCCGGTACGCGTGACCGCCGGTCCAGCGCTGCGCAGTGGACCGCGATCGACACCGGGCTGCTCGAGGACGGCGTCTACATCCCCCTTCGCCAGAGTCGGCTGTCCTATGCCGCTGGGTCCCAGGTCACCTCGCTCATCGGCAACCCCGTGTACGGAGGCTCGCCGGAGATCGGCGTCGTCGGGGTGTCCGAGTGA
- the mshB gene encoding N-acetyl-1-D-myo-inositol-2-amino-2-deoxy-alpha-D-glucopyranoside deacetylase, with translation MTTAAPVLVAGRPARLLFVHAHPDDEMLATGVAIAHHVAAGDEVHVLTCTLGEQGEVIPHELAHLDADHEDTLGEFRRDELRGAMTAIGAHSTVLGEDPAVGRLSRWRDSGMAGTTGAHDPRAWVRSDDERAVAAVTEVIASVAPDLVVTYDARGGYDHPDHVRTHEVTRRALAGMDEGSRPALFAVLTPRSWAQEDRDVLAVVDEVRGLGWALPTGDFPPSVVADEVVTHAVVDETAVERQVAALRHHRTQVTLGPRGTYALSNDIVARLCGREGYARLDVTTGEPLPALVPGERPPLVARR, from the coding sequence GTGACCACGGCAGCGCCGGTCCTGGTCGCCGGACGGCCCGCGCGGCTGCTCTTCGTGCACGCCCACCCCGACGACGAGATGCTGGCGACCGGCGTCGCCATCGCCCACCACGTCGCCGCGGGCGACGAGGTGCACGTCCTCACGTGCACCCTTGGCGAGCAGGGCGAGGTCATCCCGCACGAGCTCGCCCACCTCGACGCAGACCACGAGGACACCCTCGGCGAGTTCCGCCGCGACGAGCTGCGCGGTGCGATGACCGCCATCGGCGCGCACAGCACCGTCCTCGGCGAGGATCCGGCCGTGGGCCGGCTCTCCCGGTGGCGGGACTCCGGCATGGCCGGGACCACCGGCGCCCACGACCCGAGGGCCTGGGTCCGCTCGGACGACGAGCGGGCGGTCGCCGCCGTCACCGAGGTCATCGCGTCCGTCGCGCCCGACCTCGTCGTCACCTACGACGCGCGGGGCGGCTACGACCACCCCGACCACGTCCGCACCCACGAGGTGACCCGCCGCGCTCTCGCCGGCATGGACGAAGGGAGCCGCCCGGCCCTCTTCGCCGTCCTCACCCCGCGGTCGTGGGCCCAGGAGGACCGCGACGTCCTCGCCGTGGTCGACGAGGTACGTGGCCTCGGCTGGGCGCTGCCGACGGGGGACTTCCCCCCTTCGGTCGTGGCGGACGAGGTGGTGACCCACGCCGTCGTCGACGAGACCGCGGTGGAGCGGCAGGTCGCCGCGCTGCGCCACCACCGCACGCAGGTCACGCTGGGTCCGCGAGGGACCTACGCACTGTCCAACGACATCGTCGCCCGGCTCTGCGGGCGAGAGGGCTATGCCCGCCTCGACGTGACCACGGGCGAGCCGCTGCCCGCCCTGGTGCCGGGCGAGCGCCCGCCGCTGGTGGCCCGCCGATGA
- a CDS encoding VanW family protein, translating to MSKDESWTDGEEAVGRRRGGRTFLAVAFVLVVLAGLYAAAALYFADRVPAETRIGGVAVGGQTPAEASRTLESRLSDEAARKVTVTVAGTPVRLTPADAGLSYDYEGSVEGLTGFSLNPSDLWNHVRGGVDRAIEVDVDEDALTKAVDAKTKALDKKPVEGTVALEGTTIKKTASRPGLTVDRAQVVDTIAQEWPQQRSFDAPTSAPAPELSQTEIDRFAKDDLAPLVAGPVTVTSTDPTAEGGAKDISFSVPADQLAAAVSISTKDGKLSATVDEKKVGQAAIDAGKASGQFRSAKDATVVRHGSGFEVTPSSTGLALVEEGIGAKVVAAMKKSGDQRTFEVAAKESQPQLTTAQAKKTLPKEQISTFTTYLPSTTGVRADNIRLAARRLNGAYVAPGATFSLNQQLGQRTAAAGYGKAGVIMNGRLTNDYGGGISQLSTTLFNAVFFSGAKIEEFHPHSFYISRYPEGREATISWPNVDNRFTNDTGAGILITAEVNGNEVTVSFHGRKAYDEVKAGKSARKNITPPKKIVDDKKGCVPQSPAPGFSVDITRSFIKDGKTVKSSSFTTRYIPQDSVTCTNP from the coding sequence ATGAGCAAGGACGAGAGCTGGACGGACGGTGAGGAGGCCGTCGGTCGCCGGCGAGGAGGTCGCACCTTCTTGGCGGTGGCCTTCGTCCTCGTGGTGCTCGCTGGCCTGTACGCCGCCGCGGCGCTGTACTTCGCCGACCGGGTGCCGGCCGAGACCCGCATCGGTGGCGTGGCCGTCGGGGGCCAGACTCCCGCGGAGGCGAGCCGGACCCTCGAGAGCCGGCTGTCCGACGAGGCAGCCCGCAAGGTCACCGTGACCGTTGCCGGCACCCCGGTCCGGCTGACCCCCGCGGACGCCGGCCTGTCCTACGACTACGAGGGCTCCGTCGAGGGCCTGACCGGCTTCAGCCTCAACCCGAGCGACCTGTGGAACCACGTGCGCGGTGGCGTGGACCGCGCGATCGAGGTCGATGTCGACGAGGACGCGCTTACCAAGGCCGTCGACGCCAAGACCAAGGCGCTGGACAAGAAGCCCGTCGAGGGCACGGTGGCGCTCGAGGGTACGACGATCAAGAAGACGGCGTCCAGGCCCGGGCTCACCGTCGACCGTGCCCAGGTCGTCGACACGATCGCGCAGGAGTGGCCGCAGCAGCGCTCCTTCGACGCGCCGACGAGCGCACCGGCCCCCGAGCTCAGCCAGACCGAGATCGACCGCTTCGCCAAGGACGACCTGGCTCCGCTCGTCGCGGGTCCCGTCACCGTGACGTCGACCGACCCCACGGCCGAGGGCGGGGCCAAGGACATCTCCTTCTCCGTGCCGGCAGACCAGCTGGCTGCGGCCGTCTCGATCAGCACCAAGGACGGCAAGCTGTCCGCGACCGTCGACGAGAAGAAGGTCGGTCAGGCGGCGATCGACGCAGGCAAGGCCTCCGGCCAATTCCGGTCGGCCAAGGACGCGACGGTCGTGCGGCACGGGTCGGGCTTCGAGGTCACGCCCTCGAGCACGGGTCTGGCGCTCGTGGAGGAGGGCATCGGGGCCAAGGTCGTCGCGGCCATGAAGAAGTCGGGCGACCAGCGCACCTTCGAGGTCGCAGCCAAGGAGTCCCAGCCGCAGCTGACGACGGCGCAGGCGAAGAAGACTCTGCCCAAGGAGCAGATCTCCACCTTCACCACCTACCTGCCGAGCACCACCGGCGTGCGTGCCGACAACATCCGCCTGGCCGCGCGCCGGCTCAACGGCGCCTACGTCGCCCCGGGCGCGACCTTCTCGCTCAACCAGCAGCTGGGGCAGCGGACCGCGGCCGCGGGCTACGGCAAGGCCGGCGTCATCATGAACGGGCGGCTCACCAACGACTACGGCGGCGGCATCTCACAGCTGTCGACGACGCTCTTCAACGCGGTCTTCTTCTCCGGCGCCAAGATCGAGGAGTTCCACCCGCACTCCTTCTACATCTCCCGCTACCCGGAGGGGCGTGAGGCGACGATCTCCTGGCCCAATGTCGACAACCGCTTCACCAACGACACCGGTGCCGGGATCCTCATCACGGCGGAGGTCAACGGCAACGAGGTGACGGTCTCCTTCCACGGGCGCAAGGCCTATGACGAGGTCAAGGCCGGCAAGAGCGCCCGCAAGAACATCACGCCGCCCAAGAAGATCGTCGACGACAAGAAGGGGTGCGTCCCCCAGTCGCCCGCACCCGGCTTCTCAGTGGACATCACCCGGTCCTTCATCAAGGACGGCAAGACGGTCAAGTCCTCCAGCTTCACCACCCGCTACATCCCCCAGGACAGCGTCACCTGCACCAACCCCTGA